A portion of the Legionellales bacterium genome contains these proteins:
- the cdd gene encoding cytidine deaminase produces the protein MSNIDEMFDLAQAAQKNSYCVYSNFAVGCCIKSSQDHLYAGCNYENASFSLTACAETSAIAQMITAGEQEIKEILILGQDHILCFPCGACLQRISEFAEPTTLVHLCQSQGVVKTLKLNELLPYAFGSENLEKSI, from the coding sequence ATGTCGAATATTGATGAAATGTTTGATTTGGCACAAGCCGCACAAAAAAATAGTTACTGCGTTTATTCCAATTTTGCCGTTGGCTGTTGTATTAAATCGAGCCAAGACCATTTATACGCGGGATGTAACTATGAAAATGCCTCATTTTCATTAACGGCGTGCGCTGAAACCAGTGCAATTGCTCAAATGATTACAGCGGGCGAACAAGAAATTAAAGAAATTTTAATTCTTGGCCAAGATCACATTCTCTGTTTTCCGTGTGGCGCCTGCTTACAGCGCATCAGCGAATTTGCGGAGCCCACCACGTTAGTGCATTTATGTCAAAGTCAGGGCGTAGTAAAAACCCTCAAATTAAATGAATTATTGCCTTATGCATTTGGCTCTGAAAATTTGGAGAAATCAATATGA